The region CCTCGTACGTGCTCATTATTGACAGAACATGGGATGTCTTTCTATGGCCAAAACCAGGTCAGTGTCCAGACCTCCAGGCGTCGCAATCACCGAAACCCCCGAAATTCCTGGATAAAGTGCCGCGCCACTCGGGAGTGCAACCGGTTCCGTGGCTCGGCGGCGCGAGGAGGCCTGACCGAATACATCGCATGTTTCCCGCCACAGCAGGAGACGGCGGAGTGACCTTCCGCGAGCTCCGGGCACTGCCGGCCCTTTCCGGCCGCCCCATATCCGGCGCTCCAGGGCCTGCGCACCACGGGTCCGGGTGGCTGTTCCCTGCCCCCGCGTACGAGGATTCGGGTATGTCGTTGACCGAGCAGGCGATCGAACGCATCCGGCAGCTCATCAAGGACGGCACCCTGCCCCCGGGCGCGCGGCTGCCGCCGGAGCAGGACCTCGCCGCCGAGCTCGGGCTGTCCCGCAACCTGCTCAGAGAGGCCGTCCGCTCTCTCGTCACCACCCGCGTGCTGGAGGTGCGCAGGGGCGACGGCACCTTCGTCACGAGCCTCAAGCCGGAACTGCTGCTGGAGGGCGTCGGTCTCGCGGTGGAGATGATGCGGGGCGACGACCTCCTGGAGATCACCGAGGTGCGGCGGCTGTTCGAACCGGTCGCGACGGCCCTGGCCGCCACCCGGATCACCGCCGCCCAGCTCGCGGAGGTCGGACGCCACCTCGACGCGATGATCGCCGCCCAGGACGACGTGGAGCTGCTCAACCACCACGACGACGCCTTCCACCGCGCCGTGTTCGCGGCCACGGGCAACCAGTCGCTGTGCGCGCTGCTCGCCGGCATCGCCGGCCGGACGCTCCGCGCCCGTGTGTGGCGCGGGCTGGTGGTGGAGAACGCGGCCGGCCGGACGATCGCCGAGCACGCCGCCATCTACCGGGCGCTCGCGGACGGCGACGCGCCCCTCGCCCAGGCGGCCGCGCTGCTGCACGTGAACACCACGGAGACCTGGCTCAGGGAGAACCTCGGCCCTTCGGCGCCCGGCCCCGCGGACGAACCGCCGAGGTGACCACACCGGCGGCGAGGCCGGGGTTGTGAAACTTACAGACATCCCATGCCTTTGGGAGAGCTCCCGTCATCCGGGGTGCGCCACCGTGGGTGCCGATCCCAGAGCGGGCCCGGCCCCGGCCGCCAGGGGGTTCGGCATGGGCGAACGTCGCCAGAGGTGCGCGGTTCGACGCCGTTCCGGCATCGCGCCGGGAGGCGGCGCAAGGGGCGGCGGCGGACGTCCGGCTCGGTTGGGTCTGGACAGACTCCTTGCCCCGCCTTACAAAGACATCCCATGTCTTAGCAGTAACCCTCGTACGCGGCACCACAGAACCCCTCTCCGAAAGGCACGCGTATGTCTTCGCCCTCGTTCCGGATGAGCCGCCGTCAGTTGCTCGCGTCGGCCGCGGCCGCCACTGCCGCAGGTGTGCTGAAAGCCGGCCCCGCATGGGCCACCGCCGGCCCGCAGAGCTACAGCGCGAGCTGGTCCTCGGTCGACCAGCACCCGCCGGCCGCCGAGTGGTTCCAGGACGCCAAGTTCGGCATCTACTTCCACTGGGGCGTCTTCAGCGTCCCCGCGTACGCCAACGAATGGTATCCGCGCAACATGTACAACAGCGGGTCGAACGAGAACAACCACCACAAGAGCGTCTTCGGCGACCCATCGGCCTGGCCCTACCACAACTTCATCAACGGTGCCCGGGACAAGGCCGGCAACTTCGTGCAGTTCGCGCCGAAGCTCAAGTCGGCCGGCGGCAACTTCGACCCCGACGAGTGGGCGCAGCTGTTCGCCGACGCCGGGGCGAAGTTCGCCGGGCCGGTGGCCGAGCACCACGACGGCTACTCCATGTGGAACAGCCGGGTGAACGAGTGGAACTCGGTCGCCACCGGGCCCAGGCTCGACCTGCTGCGGCTGCACGCCGACGCCATCCGGGCCAAGGGCCTCAAGCTTCTGGTGGCCATGCACCACGCCTACAACTTCACCGGCTTCTACCAGTGGGTTCCGTCGCAGTCCAGCACCAGCCTCAAGAAGCTGTACGGCCAGCTCGACAAGACCACCGAATACCAGCTCTGGTACGACAAGCTCAAGGAGGTCATCGACGGCTACCAGCCCGACGTCATCTGGGAGGACTTCAACCTCACCCAGATCCCCGAGTCGTACCGGCTGAACTTCCTGTCGTACTACTACAACCAGGCGGTCGCCTGGAACAAGGACGTCGTCGCCACGTACAAGGACGGATACAACACGAAGGGCGAGGTGGTCGACTACGAGCGCGGCGGCCCGGCGGGCATCCAGACCCCGTACTGGCTGACCGACGACAGCATCTCCAGCTCCAGCTGGTGCTACACGAACGGCATCGGCTACTACTCCCTCAACGCCATGCTGCACTCGCTGATCGACCGGGTCAGCAAGAACGGCAACATGCTCCTCAACATCGCCCCGATGGCCGACGGCACCATCCCCTCCGGGCAGCGGACGATCCTGCTCGGCATCGGCGACTACCTCAAGCGCTTCGGCGAGTCCGTCTACGCCACCCGGGCCTGGTCGGTCTTCGGCGAGGGGCCCACGCAGATGGGCGGCGGCTCCTTCACCACCCCTCGGGCGGGCACCGCGCAGGACATCCGGTTCACCCGCAGCAAGGACAACACGGTCCTGTACGCCACCGTGCTGGGCTGGCCGGGCGCCACGCTGAACATCGCGACGCTGGGCTCGAACCGGATCAACCTGAACAATCTGACCTCGGTGCAACTGCTCGGCTCCTCGGCGGGCCAGTACACCAACCTGCCCAACCGCACCCAGGACGGCTCGGGCCTGCACATCTCGATGCCGTCGTCCAACGCCCCGTTCACCGCCCCCGCGTACGTGGTCAAGCTGACCTTCAACGGCCAGATCCCCTCCCCGGGCTCCGGCGGCACCCCGACCGGCTACGTGCGGATCGCCAACGCCGCCACCGGCCTGGTGCTGGACAGCGGCGGCAACGTGGCGTCGGGCTCGAACCTCAAGCAGTGGAACTGGGACGGCAGCAACAACCTGCAGTGGCAGCTGGTCGACCTGGGCGGCGGCTGGTACCGGATCGTCAACCGCACCAACGGCATGGTGGCCGACAGCTGGGGCGACGCCACCAACGGCGCCAACGCCAGGCAGTCGGCCTGGAACGGCGGCAACAACCAGCAGTGGCGCCTGAACGACGTCGGCAACGGCCGCTACCAGATCGTCAACCGCGGCACCGGGACGTCCCTCGACGGCATGGGCTACACGAGCGCCGGCTCCGCCGTCGGCATGTGGGCGCCGAACAGCAGCGCCAACAACCAGTGGACCGTCACCGGGGTCTGACCCGCCGGGCGGCCCGCCCTCACGGGGGCGGGCCGCCGTCCGCCGGGCACGCACGGGCTCACCGGGCGAGGCTCTGGCCGAGAAGTGCGCACGCGGAGACCGCCGCCACGGCGAGGACGGCCGC is a window of Microbispora sp. NBC_01189 DNA encoding:
- a CDS encoding FadR/GntR family transcriptional regulator, whose translation is MSLTEQAIERIRQLIKDGTLPPGARLPPEQDLAAELGLSRNLLREAVRSLVTTRVLEVRRGDGTFVTSLKPELLLEGVGLAVEMMRGDDLLEITEVRRLFEPVATALAATRITAAQLAEVGRHLDAMIAAQDDVELLNHHDDAFHRAVFAATGNQSLCALLAGIAGRTLRARVWRGLVVENAAGRTIAEHAAIYRALADGDAPLAQAAALLHVNTTETWLRENLGPSAPGPADEPPR
- a CDS encoding alpha-L-fucosidase, with translation MSSPSFRMSRRQLLASAAAATAAGVLKAGPAWATAGPQSYSASWSSVDQHPPAAEWFQDAKFGIYFHWGVFSVPAYANEWYPRNMYNSGSNENNHHKSVFGDPSAWPYHNFINGARDKAGNFVQFAPKLKSAGGNFDPDEWAQLFADAGAKFAGPVAEHHDGYSMWNSRVNEWNSVATGPRLDLLRLHADAIRAKGLKLLVAMHHAYNFTGFYQWVPSQSSTSLKKLYGQLDKTTEYQLWYDKLKEVIDGYQPDVIWEDFNLTQIPESYRLNFLSYYYNQAVAWNKDVVATYKDGYNTKGEVVDYERGGPAGIQTPYWLTDDSISSSSWCYTNGIGYYSLNAMLHSLIDRVSKNGNMLLNIAPMADGTIPSGQRTILLGIGDYLKRFGESVYATRAWSVFGEGPTQMGGGSFTTPRAGTAQDIRFTRSKDNTVLYATVLGWPGATLNIATLGSNRINLNNLTSVQLLGSSAGQYTNLPNRTQDGSGLHISMPSSNAPFTAPAYVVKLTFNGQIPSPGSGGTPTGYVRIANAATGLVLDSGGNVASGSNLKQWNWDGSNNLQWQLVDLGGGWYRIVNRTNGMVADSWGDATNGANARQSAWNGGNNQQWRLNDVGNGRYQIVNRGTGTSLDGMGYTSAGSAVGMWAPNSSANNQWTVTGV